From Pulveribacter suum, a single genomic window includes:
- a CDS encoding response regulator produces MPAPITLFLIDDHTLLRRGLVALLAQHEDLHVVGEAGDAAEALRLLPQKKPQVILLDNHLPGVRGVDAIADLREASPASRVVMLTVSEDGADLAAALRHGAQGYLLKTIDGDLLAEAVRRAARGEPVVSPEMMGKLVAAFQTQGAPEASAAPAPAEAPDTPLSPREEEVLREIARGASNKEIARQLSIAETTVKIHVQHILRKLGLSSRVQAAVYASDRQRPAEQA; encoded by the coding sequence ATGCCCGCACCCATCACCCTGTTCCTGATCGACGACCACACGCTGCTGCGCCGCGGCCTGGTGGCGCTGCTGGCCCAGCACGAAGACCTGCACGTGGTCGGCGAGGCGGGCGACGCCGCCGAGGCGCTGCGCCTGCTGCCGCAAAAGAAGCCCCAGGTCATCTTGCTGGACAACCACCTGCCCGGCGTGCGCGGGGTGGATGCCATCGCCGACCTGCGCGAAGCCTCGCCCGCCAGCCGCGTGGTCATGCTCACCGTGAGCGAGGACGGCGCCGACCTGGCCGCCGCGCTGCGCCACGGTGCGCAGGGCTACCTGCTCAAGACCATCGACGGCGACCTGCTGGCCGAGGCCGTGCGCCGCGCCGCGCGCGGCGAGCCGGTGGTCAGCCCCGAGATGATGGGCAAGCTGGTGGCGGCCTTCCAGACGCAGGGCGCGCCCGAGGCGAGCGCGGCACCCGCGCCCGCCGAGGCACCGGACACGCCCCTGTCGCCGCGCGAGGAGGAGGTGCTGCGCGAGATTGCCCGCGGCGCCAGCAACAAGGAAATCGCCCGCCAGCTTTCCATCGCCGAGACCACGGTGAAGATCCACGTGCAGCACATCCTGCGCAAGCTGGGGCTGTCGTCGCGGGTGCAGGCGGCGGTCTATGCCTCGGACCGTCAGCGGCCGGCGGAGCAGGCCTGA
- a CDS encoding type IV pili methyl-accepting chemotaxis transducer N-terminal domain-containing protein has product MRHRPTLSAKLLAMGTAFLLVALASIGFTLWVTWKLEGGAAAVNEAGRLRMNMLRMVLAQQNDSPVEEFNRLAQRFEGSLELLRTGDPSRPLFVPWSDATREHYAAIVQEWRAIRSQWHAQPPSREEALARGDTFVTELDGFVEAIEVQIARWTAGLHLFQLMMVALAIAAAVAFMALSYLLVLNPVMRLQQALARVQSGDLSTRLAVEADDEFGQLTAGFNRMAHALQASHQDLERKVREKTASVEVQNQRLAALYEVSALASEASSLEALTQGFVQQVRRVAVADAAAVRWSDEANERYVLLAADGLPPSMVEKEHCVVAGSCECGQTEARAQTRVIPILPATDMQLPHCREAGFQTVVSIPVRLHQRLMGEVTLFFRRPVSLAQDTRELLESMARHLASSMEGLRATALEREAAVSGERGLIARELHDSIAQSLAFLKIQVQLLQGAVARGNGAARDAAIAELDTGVRECYADVRELLVHFRTRTQDEDIEGALRATLSKFEHQTGVATQLAMHGQGRPLAPDVQIQVLHIVQEALSNVRKHAGARRVQLRVQRHPRWRFEVRDDGGGFDPAAVPPDSLHVGLGIMRERAERIQATLTLDSSAGRPGTRVTLELPPTPVEGAAAAATPLTASS; this is encoded by the coding sequence ATGCGCCACCGTCCCACCCTGTCCGCGAAGCTGCTGGCCATGGGCACGGCCTTTTTGCTCGTGGCCCTGGCCTCCATCGGCTTCACCCTGTGGGTGACCTGGAAGCTGGAGGGCGGCGCCGCCGCCGTGAACGAAGCCGGCCGCCTGCGCATGAACATGCTGCGCATGGTGCTTGCGCAGCAAAACGACTCTCCCGTGGAGGAGTTCAACCGGCTGGCGCAGCGTTTCGAGGGCAGCCTGGAGCTGCTGCGCACGGGCGATCCGTCGCGGCCGCTGTTCGTGCCCTGGAGCGACGCCACGCGCGAGCACTACGCGGCCATCGTGCAGGAGTGGCGCGCCATTCGGTCGCAGTGGCACGCCCAGCCGCCCTCGCGCGAGGAAGCGCTCGCGCGAGGCGACACCTTCGTCACCGAGCTGGACGGCTTCGTCGAGGCCATCGAGGTGCAGATCGCCCGCTGGACGGCCGGGCTGCATCTGTTTCAGCTGATGATGGTGGCGCTTGCCATTGCCGCCGCCGTGGCCTTCATGGCGCTGAGCTACCTGCTGGTGCTCAACCCCGTGATGCGGCTGCAGCAGGCGCTGGCGCGGGTGCAAAGCGGCGATCTGTCCACGCGCCTGGCGGTGGAGGCCGACGACGAGTTCGGCCAGCTGACGGCCGGCTTCAACCGCATGGCGCACGCGCTGCAGGCCTCGCACCAGGACCTGGAGCGCAAGGTGCGCGAGAAGACCGCCAGCGTCGAGGTGCAAAACCAGCGCCTGGCCGCGCTGTACGAGGTGAGCGCCCTGGCCTCCGAGGCCAGCAGCCTGGAGGCGCTGACCCAGGGCTTCGTGCAGCAGGTGCGCCGCGTGGCCGTGGCCGACGCGGCGGCCGTGCGCTGGTCCGACGAGGCCAACGAGCGCTATGTGCTGCTGGCCGCCGACGGCCTGCCGCCTTCGATGGTGGAGAAGGAGCACTGCGTGGTCGCCGGCAGCTGCGAGTGCGGCCAGACCGAGGCCCGCGCGCAAACGCGCGTCATCCCCATCCTGCCGGCCACGGACATGCAGCTGCCGCACTGCCGCGAGGCGGGCTTTCAGACCGTGGTCAGCATCCCCGTGCGGCTGCACCAGCGCCTGATGGGCGAGGTAACGCTGTTCTTCCGCCGCCCCGTCAGCCTGGCGCAGGACACGCGCGAGCTGCTGGAGAGCATGGCGCGCCACCTGGCCAGCTCGATGGAAGGCCTGCGCGCCACGGCGCTGGAGCGCGAGGCGGCCGTGTCGGGCGAGCGCGGCCTGATCGCGCGCGAGCTGCACGACTCGATCGCCCAGTCGCTGGCCTTTTTGAAGATCCAGGTGCAGCTGCTGCAGGGCGCTGTGGCCCGCGGCAACGGCGCCGCGCGCGATGCGGCCATCGCCGAGCTCGATACCGGCGTGCGCGAGTGCTATGCCGACGTGCGCGAGCTGCTGGTGCACTTTCGCACCCGCACCCAGGACGAGGACATCGAGGGCGCGCTGCGCGCCACGCTGTCCAAGTTCGAGCACCAGACCGGCGTGGCCACCCAGCTGGCCATGCACGGCCAGGGCCGGCCGCTGGCGCCGGACGTGCAGATCCAGGTGCTGCACATCGTGCAGGAGGCGCTGTCCAACGTGCGCAAGCACGCGGGCGCGCGGCGCGTGCAGCTGCGCGTGCAGCGCCACCCGCGCTGGCGCTTCGAGGTGCGCGACGACGGCGGCGGGTTCGATCCGGCCGCCGTGCCGCCGGATTCGCTGCACGTGGGCCTGGGCATCATGCGCGAGCGCGCCGAACGCATCCAGGCCACGCTGACGCTGGACTCCAGCGCCGGCCGCCCCGGCACCCGCGTGACGCTGGAGCTGCCCCCCACCCCGGTGGAGGGCGCGGCGGCCGCTGCCACGCCCCTCACCGCTTCTTCCTGA